A region of Parachlamydia acanthamoebae DNA encodes the following proteins:
- a CDS encoding 2-phosphosulfolactate phosphatase codes for MNIKTFRMNECIHAEGLVVVIDVIRAFTTAAFAFASGVEKIFVTRTVDEALSLHAKFPHTRTMGEVDGFAIQQFNYGNSPLQFKDENLTGITLIQRTSSGTQGIINCIHAQQILAASFVVAEATLKYIRFLQPAQLSLVVTGPDNADEDLAFADYLSARLNHHNVSPRSYLERVKNSPSGKKALLDPLNGRCSFEDLQAVLQVNRFPFFMEVLKEKEHFVLKAFPEL; via the coding sequence ATGAACATCAAAACATTTCGGATGAATGAATGCATTCATGCGGAAGGATTGGTCGTTGTCATAGACGTGATCCGTGCATTCACAACAGCCGCATTTGCCTTTGCTTCAGGTGTAGAAAAAATCTTCGTCACGAGAACTGTGGATGAAGCGCTCTCACTGCACGCAAAATTTCCGCATACGCGTACGATGGGAGAGGTCGATGGCTTTGCCATCCAACAATTTAACTATGGGAATTCCCCGCTCCAGTTTAAAGATGAAAATTTAACCGGAATAACTCTGATTCAACGCACCTCCTCTGGAACCCAGGGAATTATCAATTGTATTCATGCTCAACAAATTCTCGCTGCCAGCTTTGTTGTAGCTGAAGCGACACTCAAATACATTCGATTCCTTCAACCTGCGCAACTTAGCCTTGTTGTTACTGGCCCTGATAATGCCGACGAAGATCTCGCTTTTGCGGATTATCTCAGTGCCAGGTTAAATCACCACAATGTCTCTCCTCGTTCTTATTTAGAACGCGTAAAAAATTCCCCCAGTGGGAAAAAAGCCTTATTAGATCCACTCAATGGTCGATGTTCTTTTGAAGATTTGCAAGCAGTACTTCAAGTTAACCGCTTCCCTTTCTTCATGGAAGTCCTCAAAGAAAAAGAACACTTCGTCCTAAAGGCTTTTCCTGAACTATAA
- a CDS encoding F-box protein → MNSLCSASTYINETKIPSEIWEEIFKFAGLKGTINMGKTCRAFYEIANDLPLKVEVLATQFFYY, encoded by the coding sequence ATGAATTCCCTTTGCTCCGCAAGTACGTACATAAATGAAACAAAAATTCCCAGCGAAATATGGGAAGAAATTTTCAAGTTTGCCGGTTTGAAGGGAACGATTAATATGGGAAAAACATGCAGAGCATTTTATGAAATTGCAAATGACTTACCTTTAAAGGTCGAAGTTTTAGCTACTCAGTTTTTTTACTATTAG
- a CDS encoding SDR family oxidoreductase, whose translation MSADLNIGILGCGYVGKAAAQSLQHQHCVTASTRRLNRIEELSTYATKVVLLEKSFDSLLEEQDILIVSVAPSQNDSYEQCYLETARAITQSIADYPRIKQIIYTSSTSVYGEHQGAWVDEDTEPKPSNKKTCILLETENTLLSLASETLSICILRLGEIFGPGRELINRFNSHERKIFPGSGENFTNLTPLRDIVQVINYAINNSLGGIYNLCLDEHPPRKLLYEQICKRNNFPVPLWDTQKQTIHVGNKRVLCDKIKLTGYSLPFQGLE comes from the coding sequence ATGTCGGCTGATTTAAACATTGGCATTTTAGGCTGTGGCTATGTGGGAAAAGCTGCTGCACAATCCTTGCAGCACCAGCATTGCGTTACAGCCTCTACACGCCGTTTAAATCGCATTGAAGAATTGTCAACATATGCTACCAAAGTCGTCCTTCTTGAAAAATCCTTCGATTCTTTGCTCGAAGAACAAGATATTTTAATTGTCTCTGTCGCCCCCTCTCAAAATGACTCCTATGAGCAGTGCTATTTAGAAACTGCGCGGGCGATTACACAATCCATAGCAGACTACCCCCGCATCAAGCAAATCATTTATACGAGCAGCACATCTGTATACGGAGAGCATCAGGGAGCCTGGGTAGATGAAGACACGGAGCCCAAACCTTCAAATAAAAAAACCTGCATCCTACTGGAAACGGAAAACACGCTGCTCTCTTTAGCCTCAGAAACCCTCTCGATTTGCATTTTGCGTCTAGGGGAGATTTTCGGACCAGGCCGAGAACTAATCAACCGCTTTAACAGTCACGAGAGGAAAATTTTTCCTGGATCAGGAGAAAATTTCACTAATTTAACGCCACTCAGAGATATCGTTCAAGTCATAAATTATGCGATAAATAACTCCTTAGGAGGTATTTACAATCTTTGTCTTGATGAGCATCCTCCACGTAAATTGCTCTACGAGCAAATCTGCAAGCGGAATAATTTTCCGGTTCCCCTCTGGGATACACAAAAACAAACAATTCATGTAGGCAATAAACGGGTATTGTGTGATAAAATAAAGTTAACAGGATATTCACTCCCTTTTCAGGGGCTCGAATAA
- a CDS encoding DUF1328 domain-containing protein, with protein MLSWAVIFLIVAIIAGVLGFGGIAGTATQIAKILFVLFLVLFVISLLFGGRAGI; from the coding sequence ATGTTAAGCTGGGCTGTTATTTTTTTAATTGTAGCCATTATTGCAGGCGTTCTCGGTTTTGGTGGAATTGCTGGTACAGCAACTCAAATAGCGAAGATTTTATTTGTTCTCTTTTTAGTTCTTTTTGTGATTTCATTATTATTTGGCGGAAGGGCAGGCATTTAG
- a CDS encoding DMT family transporter: MFLGILLVLVACLIWGLIFVVPLFMDGFTPFEIALGRHFCFGTLSLGILAGFWWRGTFKVSLAMIPTAFKFALVTNIIYYISLVLALRSASATVTALIAGLSPITIALYGNLKQRTYRFKSLLIPSLLILLGLVLVNLSAFENHWIADSIEDYLFGLACAIIALIAWTWYVVANADFLKRHPEVPCSQWATMIGTATFCWVVVVATVIGIIDSTLVDITKMVTFEEELIAFLAGCLILGIICSWCGSYLWNRASTLLPIALAGQLTIFETVFALILVFFIEQRVPFYTEVAGMTLMLGAIAGSLWFLGSPEQTKEAEVSKLD, from the coding sequence ATGTTTCTCGGAATATTATTAGTTCTTGTTGCTTGTTTGATTTGGGGGCTAATTTTCGTAGTTCCCCTCTTTATGGATGGTTTTACGCCATTCGAAATCGCCCTTGGCAGGCACTTTTGCTTTGGCACATTATCACTTGGAATTTTAGCCGGCTTTTGGTGGAGGGGAACATTTAAAGTTTCCCTTGCAATGATTCCTACCGCTTTTAAATTTGCGCTAGTGACCAACATCATCTACTACATCTCGCTCGTCCTTGCGCTGCGCAGCGCCAGTGCAACAGTCACGGCCTTAATTGCGGGCTTAAGCCCCATTACAATCGCTCTTTACGGAAACCTAAAGCAACGTACCTATCGCTTTAAAAGCCTGTTAATACCGAGTCTTCTCATTCTACTTGGCTTAGTTTTAGTCAATTTATCTGCTTTTGAAAATCATTGGATTGCCGACAGTATTGAAGATTATTTATTTGGATTAGCTTGTGCAATCATCGCGTTAATAGCCTGGACTTGGTATGTCGTGGCAAATGCTGATTTTTTAAAACGACATCCAGAAGTCCCTTGCAGCCAATGGGCTACCATGATTGGAACGGCTACTTTCTGCTGGGTCGTTGTGGTTGCAACAGTCATCGGGATTATTGATTCCACATTGGTCGATATCACCAAAATGGTGACTTTTGAAGAGGAGTTAATCGCCTTCCTCGCTGGATGTTTAATTTTAGGAATTATTTGTTCCTGGTGTGGCTCTTATCTGTGGAATAGAGCTAGCACCCTTCTTCCCATCGCTTTAGCTGGCCAATTGACCATTTTTGAAACTGTTTTTGCTCTTATTCTCGTATTCTTCATCGAACAACGCGTACCCTTCTATACCGAAGTCGCTGGCATGACTTTAATGCTTGGAGCGATTGCAGGGAGCCTATGGTTTCTTGGCTCCCCTGAACAGACCAAAGAGGCTGAAGTCTCCAAGTTAGACTAA